DNA from Prunus persica cultivar Lovell chromosome G6, Prunus_persica_NCBIv2, whole genome shotgun sequence:
GACTCATTGTCTTAGTAGACATCTGATGAAAAACATTATTTGTGCTCTCACTTCTTTGTGAAGATTTTATCTTAGCAGTGAAAATATGTTGGCTAAATACTGGACACCATTTCGCACGAAGACCATACAATGTCTTCAACCACAGGTTGCCTGTAAGGTTGAATTTTGCCAATAAGTCATCCCAAGTAGACTGAAATTCCAATTCTGTCTCACAATATCCTTGAAGACACTTGTTGAACATATGCTTAAACTCAGGATTCCCATAATAacttcccaaatttcttgcaGCATTTTGAGATATATGCCACGAGCATAAATGATGACATACCCCAGGAAAAACTTTTTCAATGCCATTTGCCATTGCCTGACATTGATCAGTAAAAATAGTCTTCGGTTTTCGACCTCCCATTGATTCTAAAAATGTCTCAAATAACCAAATAAATGAATCAATTTTCTCATCCAATAAAAAAGCACAACCGAATAGTACGTTTTTCCAATGGTGGTTGACGCCAACAAAAGGAGCACATATCATGTTATACCTATTAGTTCGATATGTAGTATCAAATACTACCACATCCCCAAAACAATCATAGTCAATTCGTGACCTTCCATCTCTCCAAAAGAAGTTTGTCATTCGGTTTTCTTGATCCACTTGCACTGTGTAAAAGAACATAGGATCTTCAGCTTGTTTGCGCTTGAAAAGGTTTATCAAGCTTTGAGCATCACCTGCTTCAATCATGACCATTTTCTCCTTATTGACAACATTGTAGCAATCTCTTTTTGTAAAACCAACATTTTGAGACCCACCAACTTCTTCTGATAAATAAGAGTATGTATTTGTGGTCCTTATTCCTGCATCCACCATGGTTTTAATGACACCCAAATGCGCTTCTGACACTTTTCTATTTGATCTCAAAAATTGCCTCTCTTCTGGCATAGCAAGTTCATGGTTATGTTCGTAAACAAAATGAGAAACTTTCCACATACCATTGTCATTCTGGAAGGCAAATCGAATTCTAGCTTCGCAACCTGTTCTCGTCTCTAATTTGTTAGCCATGCTCACTTCTGAAGGGTCACTATCTAGTCGAAAACcttcttttgaacaaaaataactaaattgcctcaaaactttttttgtattatatcTCTTTTGTCCCCTCCGAACACTAAATCCAGTTCTCGTAGCATAACTGTTGTAGAGATTATAAGCTTCCTCTTCAGTGGACACAACTTTTCCAAGCAAAtcctcttcaaaattttccgtACGATTGACAATCATtggattttcttcttcactttcaaTATCAATAACTGCTTGCACACGCCACAACatcattttaaaaacaaaacaaacaaaaattaagagTATAATTGTTGATAAAATACTTATTGACAAGTACATCTGCGtgctactttttttgtttaaaaaaaaaaaaaatcatgcaaacAGCCAAGTTAACGAAATAGCTATGCAAAAAGTAATTAAACTATATATGTGCAACTAACTATGTGTGAATCTAGTTTCACTTTATCGGAATACTAAAAAGAACAATCTACataaattgagaaaaaaaattatagccTGCAATCGGAAACAACATGCAGAAataagggggaaaaaaaagctGTATAAAGTAAAggattgtttgattgatttgatttaccaTTATCCATTTTTGGCAGAGTCTagtcctttatttttttggggcgGCTCCTTTTCTTGGCTGCAGAAGTATTTTATGAATGTTGGTGCAGACTCCAATGACAATTCACGTGTTAGGGTTATTTACtttgaaagaaatataaaaataaaataaaaaagagaggaataGAGTAAACGGCGTTAACAGTGTTCTAATGaaactcctctctctctctaacaacAGTAATGCCAGATGTCATAATTTTATTAGTCCGTACTACCACATGGCACTGCCACGTGGTAATACCGTATCACAGTATAATTTCTCCTAGTGTAGAGAGTCATAAATGTTATAACTCTTTTtcaattggtccatctctatttaaaaaataatataaaaaatagttagcattaatttaaggtttgaaatactcattaaataaagcagcattaaattatagggagccactatgagtcatttctctctcctcatatttagaagctcctagaggtctccctattttaggaggtggggagcatggttggagttgtattttttcaattcctccctaaaatttgtctaaagaTGTGATTTAGGGAGTCCATTGTAGATGTTGTTATTATATGTCGTTTAGGGGTCATGAGGGTCGCCAAGAGGCTTACAATCCCACTACTAAAAAAAGCCTCAAAAGAGACTTGAGCCCTATCATTCCTTTTTGGCTACTTTAGAGGGCTTCTTAGTTGGGAGTTGGGGGGGAGTGTAGCCAATTTAAATTTCCTTTATATCTCCAGGAGTtgtaaatgtaattttttttctccaatgaGGAAGATGTAAATCTAAAGATgtgtatttgattttattgtcttaatttgtttttgtgttaactttataaaagaaattttgtgtgtgttaggtttattttattttttcaaacaaatagacataaaaatatttaaatttggagaagataTAATTCCACTCATTTTGTTGATCACAAAAGATAAGAAagcacaataaataaataaaaggagcttcactaatatacccaaaatatggactgaaattataaaaaaaaccctacatagaatgcactttagaaacacacccaaaactcatttactacATAGAAATTGGTGTTTAAGtttctataaattacatgattGCCATTgatcaatttaaaaaagaagtccaacacaaaaaatttaaatagcacccaaaacaaacccagcccaattttataaaaaaacccaaacaattcaTTACAAACAAAACGTCTTGAAAACCATAGCTTCATTAATGTGCcatgttgattaatgactGTAATATTCCACACCtttactgtcatgttgattaatggttgcaatgttccagtctagggtaataacactgctattttcctatgacatcctatttctaatgcatgtttacccctgtaatgttccagtctagggtaataacacttctagtttcctatgacatcctatttctaatgcatgtatacctttgtaatgttccagtgtagggtaataacattgctagtttactgtcatgttgattaatggttgtaatgttccagtctatggtaataacactgctagtttcatatgaaatcctatttctaatgcatgtctacccccTGTAATATtctagtctagggtaataacactgctagtttcatATGACATcttatttctaatgcatgtctacccctgtaatgttccagtctagggtaataacactgctagtttcatATGACATTCTATTTCTAATACATGTCTACCCCCGTAATGTtctagtctagggtaataacactgctagtttactatcatgttgattaatgctTGTCAGGTTGCTATTTCTAATACATGTCCAACAAAGAAACtatgaagaaagaacaaaccagaCCAACTCAAAACAAGTTGAGCCCAAATTGTTAATACtattatgtcatagaagtacgtAGTTAATACTACTCTGtaatagaagtacattgttaatactttgtcatagaagtacattgttaaacaaaaataagatccaTAACTGAAATagtaataaaagataaatcgataatcaaatcttaaaatacatttcgaaaatcaactaaaatccgaagagaaacacataattgaagcaaaagatcAAAAATCTCAAGTCCAAACCAAACAACGACGATGACAATGATGACGACAACGATGACGACGACGTGGTGAAGAGGAGTAGAGCTTGAAGATGAGGAGTAGAGCTAAGAGCATTTGATCAAGGTTTGTTCGAGTTCTTGAACAAtccgaagaaaaaaaaatcaatagaagCACAATTTTAGAACAAGAAATCGAAggtgaaatattgaaaattgtaGATTAAATATGAAGAATATAGTTGGGCCTGAGATTGAGCTTGGAAGCTCCTCTTGCTCCAACACCAGAGAAAGCTCTTTTGTCACGGGTCTGttgttccattttttttcGTTGAAATGCTTGAAACCACGGAGAGTAATATGCAAAAATCATTTCAATCATAGTGGCACATGGCATCCATATTACTGGCAGCAACACCAAAGTCCCACCAGATTTCTCATGCTTACCTACACAAAGAGACCTTGCATGAATCAGGCTCATCGCAAATATGAGAATTCAATTCAAGAAGCTGCCACATGCGCTTGCAGTGAGCACATCCACCAGGAACCCATGTTTTACAGCTGGAGAAATGACGAACTAAGGTCTCAAGCCCCTTGCAAGCAGGAAAATCACAAGCAACCTGGCTTCCTCTGAACACCTTGTTACGGGGCAGAtctgatttggtttttttggcatatttgattttttggtaGATCTATGCAGATCTGGGcagatctgatttttctctctcaaatccaTAATATATACAAGGGCAATATAGGTAtttaacacacacaaataaactaaaaaacagctattaaattgaaacaattgaaagctgtcaatttttgggtttttttttgggtgagtttatagtttttaaatagtatagggtTTCTTTATAAGACTAGTCTAAGATtgggtatataactaaatttctataaataaaaaccaatgtTTGAGAGTAAAAAAGAATTGTGAATGAagaagaattgtgattttatgAACAAAAAGCTGGgtatatatagaaaaatttgaatttttcttggCCTTTAGATTATTGTATCTATTGAATTTGGCTAAAATAATATAGTTGTTGGTTTGTCAGTGTGAAAATTGGACCCTTGGAGATGACATCAAAGGAACTATAATTGACGTGGCCCCATACATAAACTTTTGCTGTAAAGTAATTGTAGGTCCAGCAATTTATTCACTATTCAGGcttattaattatttgtttttctcctctctcttgtcttttatttttttgttttccttatttcGTATGACAAGCGTTTAAAAACTCTCCCCCCTACTTAATTTAGAAAATAGGTTGAAAATTATTCTAAAAACCAAAGTCACGCAACCACGTTTAAAAACCCTCTCCCCATCCTAACTTggcgaaaaagaaaagaaaacaaaaacaatccaAGATTAATTACAAGTCCTCAATGAAGCTAGAGACAGGTTTTCTGCTCTATGGGCCTCCAGGGTGCGGTAAAACATTGATCGCGAAGGCTGTTGCTAATGAGGCAGGAGCTAACTTCATTCACATTAAGGtttgtgttattttgttttgcccAGTGGAAAATAAACATTTCAATCAACGTATGTATTTGCATAATTTGACAAAATCTGTTTGATTTCGCATGGCCTTTGGTAAATGGTTAGGGCCGCGAACTTCTGAATAAAAAGTGGGGAGAAAGTGAGAAGGCAGTTCGGACATTGTTTAGTCGTGCAAGGGCGTGCACACCATGCATACTTTTCTTTGATGAGGTTTGTGGTTCTATCTTCTCCACAGTTGTTCTTCCTGCTATCCCCTTTATAGATTTCCATAATTTGTTTTgcaaatattaataataatatcatgATTATGCTGCATCCGTTCTCAATACATTAACCTGTTGGACATGGTAGATAGTTTTGTCGACGAAGTGCCCTACAAAATCATCTCTTTTCAAGTTTCTCTCTGTGAATTAATTGGCAGGTGACCGAGGGGAACAAGGAGTAGAGAGTGTTGAGATTCTATTGAACCAGGTAAACCAATCTGGAAAAAGGCAGGCTTTGACCGGTTCGAAGTTCATCCATCTACAATGCACACACTCACTCATATGTTATTCATCCATGTATAAAATCAACTGAGTACTGCTTACAATTGCAGTTACTTGTAGAGTTGAACAGTGGAGAGAAGCGGAAGGGTGTAATTGTAATTGGTGCCACTAATAGGTAAACCTCATTGTTCATTCTTCTTCGGTTTTAATGATGATTATGATTATACATTTCCTACAAATTGACGTGTTTGGCAGACCGGATCTAATGGACCCTGCCGTCTTACGACCCGGAAGATTTGGTAAGCATATGTATGTTCCCCTGTCCAATAAAGATGAGCGTGGCTTCATCTTAAAAGCTCTTGCAAGCAACAAGCCTATGGATTCCAGTGTTAATCTAAGTGAGATTGGactgttgaaggaaaatggtgatcttcctaatataatttcaccaccactaattaaataatggggttttattattttaggttcgacccattcgagacgcaagtctcttaattacaatcccttgcttcaagggaaAAACCTTTGATTCcaacataaagaaacagaacgtgTGTGTTTTGATTTTGCAGCTACTCCCAAGTCCAACCTCAGGATGCCTACGTATCCTTTGCaggaatcaagccactcgtagttcaaagattcatgatgaataaatgactcatcACAAAACGAAGAATTTGAATGGGTTTAATTGAGgagtttgagtgaatttagctgaataaaccagggattcgatATGGAAATATGTTTGGGATGGTTGCatcaagattgaatctctagattgcctacgtacccttttaaagggatcaaaccaacgtagttcgAATTTGATTTGTGTAAAGGTAGATATTTGATTTTGGGGGAATTTGGTTGATGTAACCAGTGATTCAAATTGGTTGCGGTTGCGCCTATTGAGATgttagactgcctacgtacccttaacggggatcaaaccgacgtagttccaaaatttagaaattaatgggtaagtgtggcccaataatttagagttggtgtctttgagacgatttgaagattttcataagtagatgacctatgagaaaaattgaaaattaatgggtaagtgtggcccgctaattgagaatttgtatttgagagatttggatttaatctcattgaaatttgcatgggtagatgacctatgagaaaaattagatggttttgtaccatttttcttattgtcaatgtccaagaaaaataatgagccaTTTTAATGAACCCACTAATTTTCTACAATTGACAATTGCATTTGGGCCCAAATATGGCTATGAGGATTGTTGAATTAATCCATTAACCATATGATAGGAAATAAGAAATCTAGACCTTTATAAATTTAATGGGTAATTATTTGGCCACCCACTAAATATGTTGGGCCTTTAAGAATTAAAGGGTATATAACTTAGTAATTTGACTATGAGCCCTttaacacatatatattttttatctgTTGGTTTGTGCTCATTTGGTTTATCAAAAAACCAATCACAATTGAACTAGGACTTCAGAGATAGAGACTGTAAAGGACTTGTAATTTCTGACTTGGAGAAGAGTTACGCTACTGCCAAGACACTTCTGCTCTATTTAGAGTGCCAGACTGACTCTGGCTCAAACTTCATGCCATTAACTATTTACTGCCTCACTGTCAGACTTTTTCACAAGAAAACCTCCACAAGGTACGACTCTTCTTTGTTGGTCACAGTTTATCCCTTCACCTAAACTGACATCTTTTCTTTCCTGTCAGCCTGACCTCAAGGCTTCATCCATGTGCAAATTAAACAAAGTGGTGTACAGccacttctcttttcttttcttttgttacttGTTGACTTTTCTTCTTATCTTTCTCTGCAACACCAAGTCTTTTGTCCcatttgttttactttttcttccaatttcaaGAAAGTGGCGTCAGCCACTTcccttttcccctttttttttttgcttgttggcttttcttcttctgtttcttcttggctgctgcttcctttttttgttttttttttcttctttgcttttggtttgCTGCGCATCCATAAGTTGTCAACAGGAACGTGGctatcctttttcttttaaagaccTCCATCCTTCCTTCTTCCTTCCGTGGTTTTGATTGTTCGCAAACAATCCCCAGATGAAGAATTCAAAGAATAGGCTGCATAAACGTGGCCTCCCTTTTCAAGCTttgttcctcttttttttgtgCACACAGCTGATTTTTATTTGCTGTGAGGTTAAATCCCTCCATGATTatgtttgtgggttttgtaccCAAATTGGATTTGTGCTCTTGAGAGAGGCTGTGACAGAAAAACATGGCCTCTATtttctctccctttttttttacagatctccatttttttctctgcctattcttttcttcatgactaacatcctttacattttttttgatgtagtttgctcagagagaaaaataaaggccTTCTTAAGCAGAGAGGGAGAGGAGCGGTGAGAGAGCCCAAGAGGTAATTCAcgctttttttttgtgtgtgtacaTTTTTGGAAATAACCCTCCAAACACCATCTCCATTTCAAAGGATTTCCTTTTGCTCGGCAGAGCTTTATTAAACAGGAATCCTTTCATGGATTTGTTGTTCATGATTTAAGGGTTGCCACCCATTATGGATTTATCATCCGAGAAAAATGATTTGAGGGTTGCCACCCAACAAGAATTAATTGACAGGATCCAAAATACCTGTGAAAATGTCTTCTCTTGTATTTGTGCTCCTGCAATTTTCCTCCTGCAAccgttttcttcttctgtcgtcttctccttttttttttctctcccccTTTAATGCAAAATATTTATACTAAAAACTGGATAACCAGCTCCCccaaaaataggagccactAAACTCTCTTGAACGTTTTCATTGGTTTAGACCCCCACCTTTTTCCAAACTTCCCCCCACCTTTTTCCAAACTTCCCCCCACGTTCCaatattttgtgatttttgtgatttttttattccaacaTGGACAAAGAACCGCTTGTGAAAAATTTACTAGAGCTGATCTTGCTGCACTGTTAGGGCTATACTTGAATACATATGTTATGCTTTTTATTATATAGCAATTGATTATTGAGAAGAATTGGAAGGATATAGGTTTGTGATTGGGATTCTCTGACATATCTGTTCATCAATCTGCTGATGCAAGAT
Protein-coding regions in this window:
- the LOC18774630 gene encoding protein FAR1-RELATED SEQUENCE 5; amino-acid sequence: MANKLETRTGCEARIRFAFQNDNGMWKVSHFVYEHNHELAMPEERQFLRSNRKVSEAHLGVIKTMVDAGIRTTNTYSYLSEEVGGSQNVGFTKRDCYNVVNKEKMVMIEAGDAQSLINLFKRKQAEDPMFFYTVQVDQENRMTNFFWRDGRSRIDYDCFGDVVVFDTTYRTNRYNMICAPFVGVNHHWKNVLFGCAFLLDEKIDSFIWLFETFLESMGGRKPKTIFTDQCQAMANGIEKVFPGVCHHLCSWHISQNAARNLGSYYGNPEFKHMFNKCLQGYCETELEFQSTWDDLLAKFNLTGNLWLKTLYGLRAKWCPVFSQHIFTAKIKSSQRSESTNNVFHQMSTKTMSLTQFVHHYDKQAEKMRSSELEESFRCNQGLSSRIAKSSGLMNHAATIYTRKIFKLFEKEFVDSLGVMMHEVGSDGTIHSFELNEEGHKRVYIVQLNSLNCSISCSCKMFESMGLLCRHTLRVLNVKCWSQIPKQYILKRWTKDANKGLEASEHGELLQTKGKSSVTLRRNTLMRTAYDVLTKASETENTTRIALQKLREIAGLIEKEMIKSKGEVNAKIHDSLDDCNATTFDETPVRNPSCVRPKGISNARLKSVMEKRRRKTSKDIVSSSKKVSYFAY